One Thiocapsa sp. genomic window carries:
- a CDS encoding DUF2283 domain-containing protein — MKVKLDKDGDALYFRLRAGDIIESEEVRPGVILDFDENDQVVGVEFLQVSERASSADLSVMQFEHS; from the coding sequence ATGAAAGTGAAACTGGACAAAGACGGCGACGCGTTGTACTTCCGCCTCCGAGCCGGCGACATCATCGAGTCCGAAGAAGTGCGGCCGGGTGTGATCCTGGATTTCGACGAAAACGATCAAGTCGTCGGGGTCGAGTTTCTACAGGTTTCCGAGCGAGCCAGCAGCGCGGATCTCTCCGTGATGCAATTCGAGCATTCCTGA
- a CDS encoding PIG-L family deacetylase, which yields MAAHPDDEVLGCGGTIAKLSGQGAAVHIAFLADGVGARSPGAVSSAIELEQRRAAATSAAAILGAASVSFDDLPDNRLDSIPLLDITQRVEALIAKHRPATVFTHHAGDLNVDHRCVHQAVVTACRPQSGHPVRTLLCFEVPSSTEWQPPGSGPACVSNWFVDIGATLEQKLAALDAYSAELREWPHPRSRRGRRALGLLARRDRRL from the coding sequence GTGGCCGCCCACCCCGACGACGAGGTCCTCGGCTGCGGCGGCACCATCGCTAAGCTGTCGGGGCAGGGCGCGGCGGTCCACATCGCCTTCCTCGCGGACGGCGTCGGCGCTCGCAGTCCCGGGGCGGTATCGAGTGCGATCGAATTGGAGCAACGCCGCGCGGCCGCCACGTCCGCCGCCGCTATCCTCGGCGCGGCATCCGTCAGTTTCGACGATCTACCCGACAATCGTCTCGACAGCATCCCCTTGCTCGACATCACCCAACGCGTCGAGGCCCTGATCGCCAAGCACCGGCCTGCGACGGTCTTCACTCACCACGCCGGGGATCTCAACGTCGACCACCGCTGCGTGCATCAAGCCGTCGTCACCGCCTGCCGCCCCCAGAGCGGCCATCCGGTGCGCACGCTGCTCTGCTTCGAGGTGCCCTCCAGCACCGAATGGCAGCCGCCCGGCTCCGGGCCGGCATGCGTATCCAACTGGTTCGTCGACATCGGCGCAACGCTGGAGCAAAAACTCGCTGCCCTGGATGCCTACTCCGCCGAGCTACGCGAGTGGCCGCACCCACGCTCACGCCGGGGGCGTCGAGCACTTGGCCTGCTGGCGCGGCGCGACCGTCGGCTGTGA
- the pseG gene encoding UDP-2,4-diacetamido-2,4,6-trideoxy-beta-L-altropyranose hydrolase: MKIALRVDASTRMGLGHLVRCRTLAQGLRAQGAEVRFICRAHPGHQIDTLAADAFATTALPAPPNDIDTGESTASENYARWLGVPQLQDAAETLAALSGWRPDWLVVDHYGLDADWEQALRPEVGRILVIDDLANRRHDADLLLDQNYATDGARRYAGLLPKSAVTLIGPRYALLHPAYAEQRRTLRSRGRDVQRLLIFFGGTDPQDLTGLALQALAAPDLADLTVDCVVGATNPHRESLSRQAAARPGTRLHGPRPHLADLMAEADLAIGAGGTTTWERCCLGLPSLVVSIAENQRPACAALAAGDVIHYLGHRDAVGIEVLRQAVRQLVQDRARRQHLAAAGMELVDGQGAARVVRAMQTGIGGDG, from the coding sequence GTGAAGATCGCCCTACGTGTCGACGCCTCCACCCGCATGGGCCTCGGTCATCTGGTGCGCTGCCGGACCCTGGCGCAGGGCCTGCGCGCCCAAGGTGCGGAGGTGCGCTTCATCTGCCGCGCGCATCCCGGCCATCAGATCGACACACTCGCCGCCGATGCCTTCGCGACCACAGCGCTCCCGGCCCCGCCGAACGACATCGACACGGGTGAGTCGACCGCCTCGGAGAACTACGCCCGCTGGCTCGGCGTCCCGCAGCTTCAAGACGCCGCCGAGACCCTGGCCGCACTGTCCGGCTGGCGGCCCGACTGGCTCGTAGTGGATCACTACGGACTGGATGCCGACTGGGAGCAGGCATTGCGACCAGAGGTCGGCCGCATCCTGGTCATCGACGACCTGGCCAACCGCCGGCACGACGCCGACCTGCTGCTGGATCAAAACTACGCGACCGACGGAGCACGGCGTTACGCCGGCCTCTTGCCCAAATCCGCCGTCACCCTGATCGGCCCGCGTTATGCCCTCCTGCACCCCGCCTATGCGGAGCAGCGGCGAACCTTGCGCTCGCGCGGGAGAGACGTGCAGCGGCTGCTGATCTTCTTCGGCGGGACCGATCCGCAGGACCTGACCGGGCTCGCACTCCAGGCACTGGCGGCGCCCGATCTGGCCGATCTGACCGTGGATTGCGTGGTCGGCGCCACCAACCCGCACCGCGAGTCGTTGAGCCGGCAAGCCGCCGCCCGCCCCGGCACCCGGCTGCACGGCCCGCGGCCGCACCTGGCGGACCTGATGGCCGAGGCCGACCTCGCCATCGGTGCGGGCGGCACCACCACCTGGGAACGCTGCTGCCTGGGCCTGCCGAGCCTGGTCGTCAGCATCGCCGAGAATCAGCGTCCAGCCTGCGCGGCCCTCGCCGCCGGTGACGTGATCCATTATCTTGGTCATCGCGATGCCGTCGGCATCGAGGTGTTGCGCCAAGCCGTACGACAACTGGTTCAAGATCGAGCGCGACGGCAACATCTCGCCGCCGCCGGCATGGAACTGGTGGACGGGCAGGGCGCTGCTCGGGTCGTTCGGGCCATGCAAACGGGTATAGGAGGGGACGGATGA
- the pseH gene encoding UDP-4-amino-4,6-dideoxy-N-acetyl-beta-L-altrosamine N-acetyltransferase, with amino-acid sequence MTLALLTETDLDLILPWRNAPAVRRNMYTHHEIAPAEHRAWFQRLQQDPGARWYLYRDAADTPQGVVYFTAISPEQGTASWGFYARPDAPPGTGTRILYEALMLAFGELSLHKLNGEVLATNVTSVNLHKKVGFTQEGLFRDQHFDGTQYIDVVRLGLLVAEWEQHRDRLRERVAQLDALAAQRSAPHPQNPDPV; translated from the coding sequence ATGACACTGGCGCTCCTAACCGAAACCGACCTCGACCTCATCCTGCCCTGGCGCAACGCCCCCGCCGTGCGTCGGAACATGTACACCCACCACGAGATCGCGCCCGCCGAGCACCGGGCTTGGTTTCAACGCCTGCAGCAGGACCCCGGCGCACGCTGGTATCTCTACCGCGACGCCGCCGACACCCCGCAAGGCGTGGTCTACTTCACCGCGATCAGCCCCGAGCAAGGCACCGCCTCCTGGGGCTTCTACGCCCGGCCCGACGCCCCGCCCGGCACCGGCACGCGCATCCTCTACGAGGCGCTCATGCTGGCCTTCGGCGAGCTGTCCCTGCATAAGCTCAACGGCGAGGTGCTGGCCACCAACGTCACATCTGTCAACCTACACAAAAAGGTCGGCTTCACCCAAGAGGGTCTCTTTCGCGACCAGCACTTCGACGGCACCCAATACATCGACGTCGTACGCCTCGGTCTACTCGTCGCCGAGTGGGAGCAACACCGCGATCGTCTGCGCGAGCGTGTCGCACAGTTGGACGCACTCGCCGCGCAGCGCAGCGCCCCCCACCCGCAAAATCCTGATCCTGTCTGA
- a CDS encoding polysaccharide biosynthesis protein, with product MKRVIALSTDKAAAPINLYGATKLCSDKLFTAANNVRGKRDIRFAVVRYGNVMGSRGSVIPFFLERRSTGVLPITDPEMTRFNISLQDGVDMVLWALENAHGGEIFVPKIPSYRIMDVAEAIGPECERPIVGIRPGEKIHEEMITASDSFNTVDLGRYFAILPQSAKYSREQYCTLNNCQPVPEGYAYNSGTNPDFLGVEELRALIRQHVEPSF from the coding sequence GTGAAGAGGGTCATCGCACTCTCCACCGACAAGGCCGCCGCCCCGATCAACCTCTACGGCGCCACCAAGCTCTGCTCGGACAAGCTCTTCACCGCCGCCAACAACGTCCGCGGCAAACGCGACATCCGCTTTGCCGTCGTGCGCTACGGCAACGTCATGGGCAGCCGCGGCTCGGTCATCCCCTTCTTCCTCGAGCGCCGCAGCACCGGCGTCTTGCCCATCACCGACCCGGAGATGACCCGTTTCAACATCAGCCTGCAGGACGGTGTCGATATGGTCCTCTGGGCACTGGAAAACGCCCACGGCGGCGAGATCTTCGTCCCCAAGATCCCCAGCTATCGCATCATGGACGTTGCCGAAGCCATCGGTCCGGAGTGCGAGCGCCCGATCGTGGGTATCCGCCCCGGCGAGAAGATCCACGAAGAGATGATCACCGCCAGCGACAGCTTCAACACCGTCGACCTCGGCCGCTACTTCGCCATCTTGCCGCAGTCCGCCAAATACAGCCGCGAGCAATACTGCACCCTCAACAATTGCCAGCCCGTCCCGGAAGGCTACGCCTACAACAGCGGTACCAATCCGGACTTTCTCGGCGTCGAGGAACTGCGCGCGCTGATCCGCCAGCACGTCGAACCATCATTCTAG
- a CDS encoding DUF29 domain-containing protein — protein sequence MTAQTYETDFLGWTQEQSAFLRARRWDALDLEHIAEEIEDMGREQKLALQSLLRQILLHLLKLALSPASDPRAKWTEEIIEFRDQAQTRIDATPSLKHHAPELFAKAWQQARRAAQKSFELYDEQVQVPVVCPYSIEQVLDPDYFPSSKPASDG from the coding sequence ATGACGGCACAGACCTACGAAACCGATTTTCTCGGCTGGACGCAAGAGCAATCCGCCTTCCTGCGTGCGCGGCGCTGGGACGCATTGGATCTCGAGCACATTGCCGAGGAAATCGAAGATATGGGAAGAGAGCAAAAACTGGCCTTACAGTCCTTGCTTCGGCAGATCCTGCTTCATCTCCTGAAGTTGGCACTCTCTCCAGCCTCCGATCCAAGAGCAAAGTGGACCGAGGAAATCATCGAGTTTCGCGATCAAGCCCAAACGCGGATCGACGCCACGCCGAGCCTGAAACACCACGCGCCCGAGCTGTTTGCCAAGGCCTGGCAGCAAGCCCGGAGAGCCGCGCAAAAGTCATTCGAGCTCTACGATGAGCAGGTTCAAGTCCCTGTCGTGTGTCCGTATTCCATCGAGCAGGTACTCGACCCGGACTATTTTCCGAGCTCGAAGCCTGCGTCTGACGGGTAG
- a CDS encoding DUF4160 domain-containing protein, which yields MPEISRFLGIVIAMYDNDHAQPPVHARYGAAKVEIDIQTLARHAARRHRHEKGNLTDISG from the coding sequence ATGCCGGAAATCAGCCGTTTTCTTGGGATTGTGATCGCCATGTACGACAATGACCACGCGCAGCCACCTGTTCATGCGCGTTATGGCGCAGCCAAAGTCGAGATCGATATCCAGACGCTAGCGCGTCATGCAGCGCGCCGGCATCGTCACGAAAAAGGCAATCTAACCGACATTTCCGGATGA
- a CDS encoding DUF1828 domain-containing protein — MLTDVEFSALLDDRTKRIPGDILWLPDERVRTPFLYPDGDNIDLFVQIKDGIAIVSDLGETLRWLRSQTLSPRRTPKQNALIADACITHGIELFKGMLVARCKPGDSVATVIMRVAQACLRISDLWFTFRTRAVESVNDEVGDFLSERQLPFERRPKLVGRSGRGWTVDFHVMAPAHGSLVSVLSTGSRSTARAVAEHVLAAWFDLNHFTAGPEALRFVSLFDDTADVWSPEDFILLEPLSTVTRWSQPDVFADVLADAA, encoded by the coding sequence ATGTTGACGGATGTGGAATTCAGCGCGCTCTTGGATGATCGGACGAAGCGCATTCCCGGAGACATCCTGTGGCTGCCGGACGAGCGCGTGCGAACGCCTTTCCTCTACCCGGATGGCGACAACATTGATCTGTTCGTGCAGATCAAGGACGGGATTGCGATCGTTTCGGATCTCGGCGAGACCTTGCGATGGTTGCGCTCTCAGACCCTCTCGCCGCGACGGACGCCCAAGCAGAACGCCCTCATCGCAGATGCGTGCATCACCCATGGCATCGAGCTCTTCAAGGGCATGCTGGTGGCCCGCTGCAAGCCTGGTGATTCAGTCGCCACCGTCATCATGCGGGTCGCCCAAGCCTGCCTGCGCATCTCCGATCTTTGGTTTACCTTTCGAACCCGCGCGGTGGAGTCCGTCAACGACGAGGTCGGGGATTTCTTGTCCGAGAGGCAACTGCCGTTCGAGCGCCGACCGAAGCTCGTCGGTCGCTCCGGGCGCGGCTGGACGGTCGATTTTCATGTCATGGCCCCGGCGCACGGCTCGTTGGTTTCGGTCCTGAGCACCGGTAGCCGCTCGACCGCGCGTGCGGTCGCCGAACATGTCCTGGCCGCATGGTTCGACTTGAACCATTTCACTGCCGGGCCGGAGGCGCTGCGCTTCGTCAGTTTGTTCGACGATACGGCGGATGTTTGGTCGCCGGAGGATTTCATCCTGCTGGAGCCGCTATCGACGGTCACCCGGTGGTCACAGCCGGACGTCTTTGCCGACGTCCTGGCGGATGCCGCTTGA
- a CDS encoding HEPN domain-containing protein: MLLDEITENLKQKYSDAVLLIESQRYSNAIYLTGYCVELALKYAIAKHLNWQQFRTEGELRVLKSHNFFFLLQFTGKEDAIKANTAWHVVSKWRETNRYEDPRRAVESDARGMLAAARTLVEDLCEISL, encoded by the coding sequence ATGCTGCTCGATGAAATCACTGAAAACCTGAAACAAAAATATAGCGATGCGGTTCTCCTGATCGAGAGTCAGCGATACTCAAACGCGATCTATTTAACCGGCTATTGTGTCGAGCTGGCATTGAAATACGCAATCGCGAAGCACTTGAATTGGCAGCAATTTAGAACGGAAGGTGAGTTGCGCGTGCTCAAGTCGCACAATTTCTTTTTTCTTCTGCAATTCACGGGAAAGGAAGATGCAATAAAGGCAAACACTGCCTGGCATGTCGTGAGCAAATGGAGGGAAACCAATCGTTACGAAGATCCTAGACGAGCAGTTGAGTCCGACGCGCGCGGCATGCTTGCTGCGGCGAGAACACTGGTGGAGGACCTATGCGAAATCTCGCTTTAG
- a CDS encoding DegT/DnrJ/EryC1/StrS family aminotransferase, whose amino-acid sequence MTDIQAALGASQLQRLEDYVARREALAARYDQLLADLPVVTPYRDPRHRSALHLYPIQVDDAAGPDRLAVFHALREAGIGVNVHYIPVHTQPDYRRLGFRQGDFPDAEAYYSRAISLPLYPTMTETQQDQVVEALWQSLDDAGGVAS is encoded by the coding sequence ATGACCGACATCCAGGCCGCCCTCGGCGCGAGCCAATTGCAGCGGCTCGAGGACTATGTCGCTCGCCGCGAGGCGTTGGCCGCACGCTACGACCAGCTCTTGGCCGATCTGCCGGTCGTGACCCCATACCGCGACCCACGCCATCGGTCCGCGCTCCACCTGTATCCGATCCAGGTCGACGACGCCGCCGGCCCGGACCGCCTCGCCGTCTTCCACGCCCTGCGCGAAGCCGGCATCGGCGTCAATGTGCACTACATCCCCGTGCACACCCAGCCCGACTACCGACGCCTCGGCTTCCGACAGGGCGACTTCCCCGACGCCGAGGCTTACTATAGCCGGGCTATCAGCCTGCCCTTGTACCCGACGATGACAGAAACCCAACAGGATCAGGTCGTCGAGGCGCTGTGGCAGTCCCTTGACGATGCCGGTGGCGTTGCGTCCTAA
- a CDS encoding aminotransferase class I/II-fold pyridoxal phosphate-dependent enzyme: protein MIPYGRQDITESDIAAVESVLRSDYLTQGPAIPRFEQAVADDCGAAYGIAVNSATSALHIACLALDLGPGDRLWTSPNTFVASANCARYCGAEVDFVDIDPRTYNLSVAALAAKLEQAEHAGKLPKILIPVHFAGQPCDMPAIAALAERYGFRTIEDASHAIGARCDGEPVGNCRHSDITVFSFHPVKIITTGEGGLAATNDPVLAERMARLRTHGITRDPAHMQGEPAGPGTTNRSSSASITA, encoded by the coding sequence ATGATCCCCTACGGCCGCCAAGACATCACCGAATCCGACATCGCCGCGGTCGAGTCCGTCCTACGCTCCGACTACCTGACCCAAGGCCCAGCGATCCCACGCTTCGAACAAGCCGTAGCGGACGACTGCGGCGCGGCCTACGGCATCGCCGTCAACAGCGCCACCAGCGCCCTGCACATCGCCTGCCTGGCACTCGATCTCGGACCCGGCGACCGGCTCTGGACCAGTCCCAACACCTTCGTCGCGTCGGCCAACTGCGCACGCTACTGCGGAGCCGAAGTGGATTTCGTCGACATCGACCCGCGCACCTACAATCTCAGCGTCGCGGCCCTCGCCGCCAAGCTGGAGCAGGCCGAGCACGCGGGCAAGCTACCGAAGATCCTGATCCCCGTGCACTTCGCCGGTCAGCCCTGCGACATGCCGGCCATCGCCGCGCTGGCCGAGCGCTATGGCTTTCGGACCATCGAAGACGCCTCACACGCCATCGGCGCGCGCTGCGACGGCGAGCCCGTCGGCAACTGCCGCCACAGCGACATCACCGTCTTCAGCTTTCACCCGGTCAAGATCATCACCACGGGGGAGGGCGGTCTTGCCGCCACAAACGACCCGGTACTGGCCGAGCGCATGGCCCGCCTACGCACCCATGGCATCACCCGCGATCCGGCCCACATGCAGGGCGAGCCCGCCGGCCCTGGGACTACCAACAGATCGAGCTCGGCTTCAATTACCGCATGA
- a CDS encoding DUF6399 domain-containing protein produces MRTVHFVSWHHRLGPRKQQVLTALHNVAIKRPDGTTAAERFFAQPHPSLFDQVLERMPWPARPARRRPSPARPPYLVPVVA; encoded by the coding sequence ATGCGTACGGTTCACTTTGTGTCCTGGCATCACCGACTCGGCCCGCGCAAGCAGCAGGTCTTGACCGCCCTGCACAACGTTGCGATCAAGCGGCCCGACGGCACCACGGCCGCCGAGCGCTTCTTCGCTCAGCCCCACCCATCTTTGTTCGACCAGGTGCTCGAGCGCATGCCCTGGCCCGCCCGACCGGCGCGACGACGACCGAGCCCGGCGAGGCCGCCGTACCTCGTCCCTGTGGTGGCTTAG
- the pseI gene encoding pseudaminic acid synthase, with protein MKIADRPIGRDHPPFVIAEMSGNHNQSLERAIEIVEAAAASGAHAIKLQTYTADTMTLPLATGEFFIDDERSLWHGKSLHDLYQIAYTPWEWHAPIIARAGELGLIAFSTPFDDTSVEFLEALDTPCYKIASFENADLPLIRKVAATGKPVIVSTGMATLAELDETVRTLRDGGCNDIVLLKCTSTYPASPQNSNLRTIPHLRELFGCEVGLSDHTHGIGVGIAAVAFGATVIEKHFTLSRAEGGVDSAFSMEPHEMAALVTETERAWQALGAVQYGPTEAELPSRRFRRSLYIAADIKAGEPLTPENLRVIRPGFGLEPKYYETLLGRRVNRDLAMGTAMAWEYLG; from the coding sequence ATGAAGATCGCCGACCGCCCCATCGGCCGCGACCATCCGCCGTTCGTCATCGCCGAGATGTCCGGCAACCACAACCAATCCCTGGAACGCGCCATCGAGATCGTCGAGGCCGCCGCAGCCAGCGGCGCCCATGCCATCAAGCTCCAGACCTACACCGCCGACACCATGACCCTGCCGCTCGCGACCGGTGAGTTCTTCATCGACGACGAACGCAGCCTCTGGCACGGCAAAAGCCTGCACGATCTCTATCAGATCGCCTACACCCCGTGGGAATGGCACGCGCCCATCATCGCGCGTGCCGGCGAGCTCGGCTTGATCGCGTTCAGTACGCCGTTCGACGACACCTCAGTCGAGTTCCTCGAAGCGCTCGACACGCCTTGCTACAAGATCGCCTCCTTCGAGAACGCCGATCTCCCCCTGATCCGCAAGGTCGCCGCTACCGGCAAGCCGGTCATCGTCTCCACCGGCATGGCCACCCTCGCCGAGCTCGACGAAACCGTGCGGACCCTGCGCGACGGCGGCTGCAACGACATCGTGCTGCTCAAATGCACCAGCACCTACCCGGCCAGCCCGCAGAACAGCAACCTGAGAACCATCCCCCACCTGCGCGAGCTCTTCGGCTGCGAGGTCGGCCTGTCGGACCACACCCACGGCATCGGTGTCGGCATCGCCGCCGTGGCCTTCGGCGCGACGGTCATCGAAAAGCACTTCACGCTCAGCCGTGCCGAGGGCGGTGTGGACAGCGCCTTCTCCATGGAACCCCACGAGATGGCCGCCCTCGTCACCGAGACCGAGCGCGCCTGGCAGGCGCTGGGTGCCGTCCAATACGGCCCGACCGAGGCGGAGCTGCCCTCGCGGCGCTTTCGCCGCTCGCTCTACATCGCCGCCGACATCAAGGCCGGCGAGCCGCTCACGCCTGAAAACCTGCGCGTCATCCGCCCCGGCTTCGGCCTGGAGCCGAAGTACTACGAAACCCTGCTCGGCCGGCGGGTGAACCGGGATCTGGCGATGGGGACGGCGATGGCCTGGGAGTATCTGGGCTAA
- a CDS encoding DUF29 domain-containing protein, whose protein sequence is MNQHTQIYEQDIDAWIDQQVRLLKEGRLREIDVEHLIEELQDMGKSNRRELESRLIILIAHLLKWQYQRDALSDQWKEFEGKGWRNTIIEQRVQLLFLLKKVPSLRSMIQDAIAEVYSDARRLAVRETGLKPNVFPEQCPYVSDLLLDEDYYPDNQ, encoded by the coding sequence ATGAATCAACACACTCAGATCTACGAGCAAGATATCGATGCCTGGATCGACCAACAGGTCCGACTCCTCAAAGAAGGCAGGTTGCGTGAGATCGATGTGGAGCATCTGATCGAAGAGCTTCAAGATATGGGCAAGAGCAATCGCAGGGAGTTGGAAAGCCGATTGATCATCCTGATCGCCCACCTCTTGAAATGGCAATACCAAAGAGATGCGCTATCGGATCAGTGGAAAGAGTTCGAGGGTAAGGGTTGGCGCAACACCATCATTGAACAACGGGTGCAGCTCCTTTTCCTGCTGAAAAAGGTTCCAAGCCTCCGATCCATGATTCAAGACGCGATCGCTGAGGTCTATTCCGATGCCCGCCGCCTTGCAGTCAGAGAAACCGGATTAAAACCCAACGTGTTTCCGGAACAATGTCCCTACGTCTCTGATCTTCTCCTAGACGAAGACTACTATCCCGATAACCAATAA
- a CDS encoding AAA family ATPase, producing MLTNIRIQGFKCLDDVSLQLAPLTLLVGSNSSGKSTVFQAILLNHSVFQQRNGVYLKEVVKPYSLFEDVASRISNPSEVIISIEQDGNERTTVLKRDGLQLRDETHQAAVQQEPRKYEESLYYLAANRIGLQELTELNPELRIGDTGQYALSYLEQHKDKPIHSELVVKEAPARTLKAQLAWWLSFITGISAEARTQKVTSTIVKTSFVMDEIGEVSPNNTGAGNGFLLKVCILCLASKPGDLLIIENPEIHLHPAAQSRLAKLLVHLSAKGVQLLVETHCEHLINRVRYEVYRRTLPAQDLMIYYKQAFDQPFERLHLNPRGHFCDEQGNERPFPSGFFDSTLSELLEMG from the coding sequence ATGCTGACCAACATACGGATACAGGGCTTCAAATGCCTGGACGATGTCAGCCTGCAGCTCGCCCCGCTCACCCTGCTTGTGGGTTCCAATTCATCCGGTAAATCGACAGTCTTTCAGGCCATTCTCTTGAATCATTCCGTGTTCCAACAAAGGAACGGCGTCTATCTGAAAGAGGTGGTCAAGCCCTACAGTCTGTTTGAGGATGTCGCGAGTCGCATCAGCAATCCCTCTGAGGTCATCATCTCCATCGAGCAGGATGGAAACGAGAGAACCACCGTGCTTAAACGCGATGGCCTCCAACTACGCGACGAGACGCACCAGGCCGCAGTCCAGCAGGAACCGCGCAAGTATGAGGAAAGTCTCTACTATCTAGCGGCTAATCGTATCGGTCTGCAAGAGCTCACAGAGCTGAATCCCGAGTTGCGCATAGGCGACACCGGTCAATACGCCCTCAGCTATTTGGAGCAGCACAAAGACAAGCCGATTCATTCAGAGCTTGTGGTAAAGGAAGCGCCGGCACGCACGCTCAAGGCGCAGCTTGCCTGGTGGCTCAGCTTCATCACTGGCATCTCGGCCGAGGCCCGCACCCAAAAGGTCACCAGTACCATCGTCAAGACCAGTTTTGTCATGGACGAGATCGGTGAGGTGTCGCCTAACAACACAGGCGCTGGCAATGGGTTTCTCCTCAAGGTCTGTATCCTGTGCTTGGCATCGAAACCGGGTGACTTGTTGATCATCGAGAACCCCGAGATTCATCTTCACCCGGCGGCTCAATCCCGATTGGCAAAACTCCTCGTCCATCTCAGTGCAAAGGGCGTGCAGCTCCTTGTCGAGACGCATTGCGAGCATCTGATCAATCGCGTCCGTTATGAGGTCTACCGTCGTACGCTGCCGGCCCAAGACCTGATGATCTATTACAAGCAAGCCTTCGATCAGCCGTTCGAGCGCTTGCATCTCAACCCGCGCGGTCACTTCTGCGATGAGCAGGGCAACGAGAGGCCTTTCCCGTCGGGCTTCTTTGACTCGACGCTCAGTGAACTGCTGGAGATGGGATAA
- a CDS encoding DUF262 domain-containing protein: MIETAYIDRGAAAIGFGQPTRPPALDAARRDSPDSGTAGVPSCTMHSMTPEQAEQAAQQNGAQDSDAALEGEEGFTLASEGVYPDAVVKVSRDQYSAFELKRMVEETKELQLAPAFQRHRVWKIAQQRELIESVLMGIPIPVVYVFENENGLKQMVDGRQRVTTLIDYMNDRFTLNKLKMLPDFDGKKFSQLPPIYRSKLERYQVLVYVIEPPTPERVKYDIFDRVNRGGTQLNNQEMRNALYSGPATELLQSLSESQAFQQATGGGIDRARMRDQYIILRFLAFHALREKRIAFDYKSNLDELLAHFMRDLNAQPPEVLNAIKKTFILAMERCHAVLGKDAFRFDMTNVNKRPINMALFETLTYLFVILDPSRCDHKQLKKGVTELKQTFDRDGYFKSNVDSSTRVDYRFGAIEELATEFSC; encoded by the coding sequence GTGATCGAGACCGCCTATATCGACCGCGGCGCCGCGGCGATCGGTTTCGGCCAACCGACGCGACCACCGGCTCTTGACGCTGCGCGGCGCGATTCGCCGGACTCTGGCACAGCAGGCGTGCCTTCCTGCACAATGCACAGCATGACGCCAGAGCAAGCAGAACAAGCGGCCCAGCAGAACGGAGCTCAAGACTCCGACGCGGCACTCGAAGGCGAAGAGGGCTTCACCCTTGCCTCCGAGGGTGTCTATCCGGATGCGGTCGTCAAGGTCAGCCGCGACCAGTACAGCGCCTTCGAGCTCAAGCGCATGGTCGAGGAGACCAAAGAGTTGCAACTAGCGCCCGCATTTCAACGCCACAGGGTGTGGAAGATCGCGCAGCAGCGCGAGCTGATCGAAAGCGTGCTCATGGGAATCCCCATTCCTGTCGTCTACGTCTTCGAGAACGAGAACGGGCTCAAGCAGATGGTCGATGGACGACAGCGGGTGACCACCCTTATCGACTACATGAATGACCGCTTTACGCTGAACAAACTGAAGATGTTGCCTGATTTCGATGGCAAGAAGTTCAGTCAGCTTCCGCCCATCTACCGGAGCAAGCTCGAACGCTATCAGGTCTTGGTCTATGTGATCGAGCCGCCGACTCCGGAGCGGGTCAAGTATGATATCTTCGACCGTGTTAACCGCGGCGGCACGCAGCTCAACAACCAAGAGATGCGCAATGCACTTTATTCCGGACCAGCCACAGAGTTGTTGCAGTCGTTGAGTGAGAGCCAAGCCTTTCAGCAAGCGACGGGTGGTGGCATCGACCGTGCAAGGATGCGTGATCAATACATCATATTGCGCTTTCTGGCTTTCCATGCGCTACGTGAAAAGCGCATCGCATTCGACTACAAAAGCAATCTCGACGAGCTTCTCGCTCATTTCATGCGCGACCTCAATGCGCAACCACCCGAGGTGCTGAACGCGATCAAGAAGACCTTCATCTTGGCTATGGAGCGTTGTCATGCCGTCTTGGGCAAAGACGCCTTTCGGTTCGATATGACCAATGTCAACAAGCGCCCAATCAACATGGCATTATTCGAAACCTTGACCTACCTCTTCGTGATCTTGGATCCTTCTCGCTGCGACCATAAACAGCTAAAGAAAGGTGTGACTGAGCTCAAACAAACATTCGATCGAGACGGCTACTTCAAGAGTAACGTCGATAGCAGCACCCGTGTAGACTATCGCTTTGGCGCCATCGAAGAGCTTGCCACCGAGTTTTCATGCTGA